A window of Ciconia boyciana chromosome 27, ASM3463844v1, whole genome shotgun sequence contains these coding sequences:
- the TMDD1 gene encoding transmembrane and death domain protein 1 has protein sequence MPRGTQAMLAPMGLILLLLVVGGRCEDMVAANVGRHTMSRIAQLLSPSECRQLQGQLAGPDRDLGERELDRLSEENNPIRPRRRRDLRNPVGCSEALRDWLETAGEVTTWDRLARGLRQIGRSDIARELGKNLNQDRSLELRRNVEEYSRTVQHLTSSLLLEGERHGGARGRRAPAGDLGDLLFERRPPPPYTRSLLGWVGPVVSGVLGGFLASVLFAAAAMYSCRWTLGSDAT, from the coding sequence ATGCCAAGGGGTACCCAAGCGATGCTGGCACCCATGGGACTCATCCTGCTCTTGCTGGTGGTGGGCGGCCGGTGCGAGGACATGGTGGCAGCCAATGTGGGCCGTCACACCATGAGCCGCATCGCCCAGCTGCTGTCCCCCTCCGAGTGCCGCCAGCTCCAGGGACAGCTGGCGGGGCCCGACAGGGACCTGGGGGAGCGGGAGCTGGACCGGCTCTCTGAAGAGAACAACCCCatccgcccccgccgccgccgggaccTCCGCAACCCCGTGGGATGCTCGGAGGCTCTGCGGGACTGGTTGGAGACAGCGGGAGAGGTGACGACCTGGGACCGGCTGGCCCGTGGCCTCCGCCAAATCGGGCGCTCCGACATCGCCCGGGAGCTGGGGAAAAACCTGAACCAGGACAGGAGCCTGGAGCTGCGGAGGAACGTGGAGGAGTACAGCCGCACCGTGCAGCACctcacctcctccctgctgctggagggcgAGCGGCACGGTGGGGCGCGGGGCAGGAGGGCCCCGGcgggggacctgggggaccTGCTCTTCGAGAGGCGGCCACCCCCCCCGTACACCCGCAGCCTCCTGGGCTGGGTCGGTCCCGTGGTCTCGGGAGTCCTGGGGGGCTTCCTCGCCTCCGTCCTCTTTGCCGCAGCCGCCATGTACTCCTGCCGCTGGACGCTGGGCTCGGATGCCACCTGA